In Elaeis guineensis isolate ETL-2024a chromosome 1, EG11, whole genome shotgun sequence, a genomic segment contains:
- the LOC105060504 gene encoding sufE-like protein 1, chloroplastic/mitochondrial produces the protein MSTVSYSLRLFYPKLPQILPKTPVSKSPFLPSEPLLLFSSSISFQRLPKSPLSEPVRAQQQQQQQREADVDLSIFPSKLQEIIALFQSVSEPKAKYQQLLHYGAQLPPLDLRFKTDDHRVRGCVSQVWVRAFRDPDDPTAVRFEADSDSALTKGLAALLVFGLSGSPAPIIAAVPPGFVRLLGLQQSLTPSRNNGFLNMLKLMQQKALQLYSQVGHSEINGVSDSMGSNLGAQGGILEDKNSILGGETNETGKNSTFREISSANGSGDSLPYGVLKVDGDGMDNANVVQKSLGGGVGGRSKRIRERLERELSPVELEVEDISYQHAGHAGVRGNNDGETHFNVRVVSKEFEGKSLVKRHRLVYDLLQEELQSGLHALSIVAKTPSESQSS, from the coding sequence ATGTCGACCGTCTCCTATTCTCTCCGCCTCTTCTATCCCAAACTCCCCCAAATCCTCCCCAAAACCCCCGTCTCCAAATCCCCCTTCCTTCCGTCCGAACCCttgctcctcttttcctcttccaTCTCCTTCCAACGCCTACCCAAATCTCCCCTTTCGGAGCCCGTCCGAgcccagcagcagcagcagcagcagcgggAGGCCGACGTCGATCTTTCCATCTTCCCTTCCAAATTGCAAGAAATCATCGCTCTCTTCCAGTCCGTCTCCGAGCCCAAGGCTAAGTACCAGCAGCTCCTCCACTACGGCGCCCAGCTTCCTCCTCTCGACCTCCGCTTCAAGACCGATGATCACCGCGTCCGCGGCTGCGTCTCCCAGGTCTGGGTCCGCGCCTTCCGCGATCCCGACGACCCCACTGCTGTCCGTTTCGAGGCCGACTCTGACTCCGCCCTCACCAAGGGCCTCGCCGCCCTTCTCGTCTTCGGCCTCTCGGGTTCCCCTGCCCCCATCATCGCCGCCGTTCCGCCCGGCTTCGTCCGCCTCCTCGGCCTCCAACAGAGCCTCACGCCCTCGCGGAATAACGGGTTCCTCAACATGCTCAAGCTCATGCAGCAGAAGGCCCTCCAGCTATATTCCCAGGTCGGTCATTCGGAAATAAACGGGGTTTCGGATTCCATGGGATCGAATTTGGGTGCCCAAGGCGGAATCTTGGAGGATAAAAATTCGATCTTGGGTGGAGAAACTAATGAAACTGGCAAAAATTCAACCTTTAGAGAGATTTCGAGTGCAAATGGGAGCGGCGATTCGCTACCCTATGGGGTTTTGAAGGTTGATGGAGATGGGATGGATAACGCCAATGTGGTGCAGAAAAGCTTGGGCGGGGGGGTTGGCGGGAGAAGCAAGAGGATAAGGGAGAGATTGGAGAGGGAGCTGTCTCCGGTAGAATTGGAAGTGGAGGATATTTCATACCAACATGCGGGCCATGCTGGGGTTAGGGGAAATAATGATGGAGAGACCCATTTCAATGTGAGGGTGGTTTCCAAGGAGTTTGAAGGGAAGAGTTTGGTGAAGAGGCACAGGCTTGTTTATGACCTGTTGCAAGAGGAGTTGCAAAGCGGATTGCACGCCCTCTCCatagttgcaaagactccatctGAATCCCAGTCCAGTTAG